The nucleotide window CGCCGCGGCCTGGTCGATGACCGACTTCTGCTGCCTCGCCTTGCGCCCTGCTTCGCGGAGTTTGCCAGAGGCGGCGCTGGTGGTGAGGGTTTCGTCCACGAACACCAGTGGCAGTTCCGGCAATTTCTCCTGAAGCTTCGCTGCGAAAGCCCGGACCTTTTCCGCGGACGCGCCTTCGCTGCCGTCCATCCGCACCGGCAGTCCCAGCACCAAGGTCTTGATGCGGCGTTGGGCGACGATCTGCGGAATCCGCTCGAGCGGATCGGTTTTCGTCCGGTCGATGGTTTCCACCGGATGGGCGAGGATGCCGAAATCGTCCGTGGCGGCGACACCGATGCGGGCGTCGCCGTGGTCGATGCCGAGGGCGGGATGGTGCGGGTCGCTCACGCGGAAAATTCAGAGCAATTCCGGCGGTAGCAGGTCGACGAGCTTTTTGATGCCGTCCGCCTGATGGCGGTTGGCGATCAGGAGCGCGTCCTCGGTCTGCACCACGATCAGGTCGTCCACGCCGAGCAGCGCGATGCGGCTGCCTTTGCGCGCGTTGAAGACGATATTGTTCTCGGACTCGAGTTCGGTGATCGGCTGGTTGACACGGTTGTGCTCGCCGGACTTTTCGAGGTAGTTCGCGACAGACAGCCATGAGCCGACGTCATCCCAATCGAAGGTG belongs to Luteolibacter ambystomatis and includes:
- the ruvX gene encoding Holliday junction resolvase RuvX, translating into MSDPHHPALGIDHGDARIGVAATDDFGILAHPVETIDRTKTDPLERIPQIVAQRRIKTLVLGLPVRMDGSEGASAEKVRAFAAKLQEKLPELPLVFVDETLTTSAASGKLREAGRKARQQKSVIDQAAAVEILNLWMEETC